A single Meles meles chromosome 20, mMelMel3.1 paternal haplotype, whole genome shotgun sequence DNA region contains:
- the YJEFN3 gene encoding yjeF N-terminal domain-containing protein 3 isoform X5, protein MFEYEPTIFYPTRSLDGLHQDLTTQCEKMDIPFLSYLPTEVQLINDAYGLVVDAVLGPGVQPGEIGGPCTRALATLKLLSIPLVSLDIPSGMPGRKGGLWGALVGALCTPASGGPSLSLSLSFPCMDGFCTLGEGHAHPSEREDRGCCPGDPLSHPPPTQPSMPAAHPGPVAWADVSSLGKGLTHPGRRPTPVGAIRRRADGTNSCWPAGPSTGVATLRGCPPDCKTSGPSHQGATERGLSYREMGCLV, encoded by the exons ATGTTT GAGTACGAACCCACCATCTTCTACCCTACACGGTCACTGGATGGGCTGCACCAGGACCTGACTACTCAGTGTGAGAAGATGGACATCCCCTTCCTGTCCTATTTGCCCACGGAG GTCCAGCTCATCAACGATGCCTATGGGCTGGTGGTGGACGCCGTGCTGGGCCCTGGTGTGCAGCCAGGAGAGATCGGGGGCCCCTGCACGCGGGCGCTGGCCACACTCAAGCTGCTGTCCATCCCCCTTGTGAGCCTGGACATTCCCTCAGGCATGCCAGGCAGAAAGGGGGGTCTGTGGGGGGCTTTGGTGGGGGCCCTCTGCaccccagcttctggtggccccagcctgtctctgagcctcagtttcccttgcATGGATGGCTTCTGCACTCTGGGTGAGGGTCATGCCCATCCCTCAGAGAGGGAAGACCGAGGCTGCTGCCCAGGTGATCCCCTGtcccatcctccccccacccagcccagcaTGCCCGCTGCCCACCCTGGCCCAGTTGCCTGGGCAGACGTGAGCTCACTCGGCAAAGGCCTCACCCATCCTGGCCGCCGCCCCACGCCTGTTGGAGCCATTAGGCGACGGGCAGACGGAACAAACAGCTGCTGGCCAGCCGGACCCTCCACGGGGGTGGCCACACTCAGGGGATGTCCCCCAGATTGCAAGACCTCAGGGCCATCCCATCAGGGTGCCACAGAGCGGGGGCTTAGCTACAGAGAGATGGGCTGTCTGGTCTGA